One segment of Streptomyces sp. NBC_01463 DNA contains the following:
- a CDS encoding chitinase — MIKRIMGLIAALGAVLATVVILPATTASAAECAAAWNSSSVYTGGGAASYNGHNWTAKWWTQNETPGSSDVWADQGSCGGGGTDPGDPGSSDGFVVSEAQFNQMFPGRNSFYTYSGLTAALSAYPGFANTGSDAVKKQEAAAFLANVSHETGGLVYVVEQNTANYPHYCDTSQSYGCPAGTAAYYGRGPIQLSWNFNYKAAGDALGIDLLGNPYLVEQDASVAWKTGLWYWNTQNGPGTMTPHNAMVNGAGFGETIRSINGSLECNGGNPAQVQSRIDKYQAFVQILGTTAGSNLSC, encoded by the coding sequence ATGATCAAACGCATCATGGGCCTGATCGCCGCGCTGGGCGCGGTCCTCGCGACGGTCGTCATTCTTCCCGCCACCACCGCCTCGGCGGCCGAGTGCGCGGCTGCCTGGAACTCCTCCTCCGTCTACACCGGCGGTGGCGCGGCCTCGTACAACGGGCACAACTGGACCGCCAAGTGGTGGACCCAGAACGAGACCCCCGGCAGCTCCGACGTCTGGGCCGACCAGGGCAGCTGCGGAGGCGGCGGCACGGACCCGGGCGACCCGGGGTCCTCCGACGGCTTCGTCGTCAGCGAGGCGCAGTTCAACCAGATGTTCCCGGGCCGGAACTCCTTCTACACCTACAGCGGTCTGACCGCCGCCCTGAGCGCCTACCCGGGCTTCGCCAACACCGGCAGCGACGCGGTGAAGAAGCAGGAGGCCGCGGCCTTCCTCGCCAACGTCAGCCACGAGACCGGCGGTCTGGTGTACGTGGTCGAGCAGAACACGGCCAACTACCCGCACTACTGCGACACCAGCCAGTCCTACGGCTGCCCCGCCGGCACGGCCGCGTACTACGGCCGCGGGCCGATCCAGCTCAGCTGGAACTTCAACTACAAGGCCGCCGGTGACGCGCTCGGCATCGACCTGCTGGGCAACCCCTACCTGGTCGAGCAGGACGCGTCCGTGGCCTGGAAGACCGGCCTCTGGTACTGGAACACCCAGAACGGCCCGGGCACCATGACCCCCCACAACGCCATGGTGAACGGCGCCGGGTTCGGCGAGACGATCCGCTCCATCAACGGCTCGCTGGAGTGCAACGGCGGCAACCCCGCCCAGGTCCAGAGCCGCATCGACAAGTACCAGGCCTTCGTGCAGATCCTCGGCACCACGGCCGGCTCCAACCTCAGCTGCTGA
- a CDS encoding protein kinase, which produces MEKLGSADPQRIGAYRLLGRLGAGGMGQVYLARSDRGRVVAIKLVREELAERQEFRDRFRQEVLAARRVGSTWTAPVLDADTEAAVPWVATGYVAGPSLQATVSGRASTSAGPAPGAYGPLPHRSVHILGTGLAHALRAIHAAGLIHRDLKPSNILLTIDGPRVIDFGIARALDTVTDGGLTRTGALVGSPGFMSPEQVRGERVTTACDVFCLGSVLAYAATGRLPFGVAASGVHALMFRIAQEDPDLTGVPADLVELIRHCLHKDPGARPSTDEILARLDGGDTVEPWLPGALIAQLGRHAVGLLDSEDPMDAVPPAPAPAPADTAPAEAAPAPAPAPADTVPNDGVPTDAVPNDTVPHDAVPHDAVPDNAAPGGTAPVHAAAANPPQLPAGPPPVAPAPPVPSAPSAPPATVVETPAPAAPPAPSPAEPSLPGASFPAYGYPQQPAQPYPVQGYGVPQQPAPNQGYAYGYPQQPGFGSTPPYGPAHPAGGQPTAPARRSTGSTIALVVIAVLVAIGAGGSVYALMNDRDATTTADPTRSAGPSPADDSSNSPSPDGPPDPSPSDDAQNGDDDGIPEGYLGTWSGSIDNAAGHSTRELVIRQGQVGDAVLTLTAEGPMDTGGTYRCVFQADLASVPSEGEPVSVGPSTVTLGEPMTSCTPGSATTLTLLPDGTLSRLNTDSGEKLTYTKTD; this is translated from the coding sequence ATGGAGAAGCTCGGGTCCGCCGATCCGCAACGCATCGGCGCCTACCGGCTGCTGGGCCGGCTCGGGGCGGGCGGCATGGGCCAGGTCTATCTGGCCCGCTCGGACCGCGGCCGCGTGGTCGCGATCAAGCTGGTCCGCGAGGAGCTCGCCGAGCGGCAGGAGTTCCGCGACCGGTTCCGGCAGGAGGTGCTGGCCGCCCGCCGGGTCGGCTCGACCTGGACCGCGCCCGTGCTGGACGCCGACACCGAGGCCGCCGTTCCCTGGGTCGCCACGGGGTATGTCGCGGGCCCCTCCCTCCAGGCCACCGTCTCGGGGCGCGCGAGCACCTCGGCCGGTCCGGCCCCGGGGGCGTACGGACCACTGCCCCACCGCTCCGTGCACATCCTGGGCACCGGCCTCGCCCACGCGCTGCGCGCCATCCACGCCGCCGGGCTCATCCACCGCGACCTCAAGCCGTCCAACATCCTGCTGACGATCGACGGCCCGCGCGTCATCGACTTCGGGATAGCCCGGGCACTCGACACCGTCACCGACGGCGGCCTCACCCGCACCGGCGCCCTGGTCGGCTCCCCCGGCTTCATGTCGCCCGAGCAGGTGCGCGGCGAGCGCGTCACCACCGCGTGCGACGTGTTCTGCCTGGGCTCGGTGCTGGCGTACGCGGCGACCGGCCGGCTGCCGTTCGGCGTGGCGGCCAGCGGGGTGCACGCGCTGATGTTCCGGATCGCGCAGGAGGACCCGGACCTGACCGGGGTGCCGGCCGATCTCGTGGAGCTGATCCGGCACTGCCTGCACAAGGACCCCGGGGCCCGTCCTTCGACGGACGAGATCCTGGCGCGGCTGGACGGGGGCGACACCGTGGAGCCCTGGCTGCCGGGCGCCCTCATCGCCCAGCTCGGCCGCCACGCGGTGGGCCTGCTGGACTCGGAGGACCCGATGGACGCGGTCCCGCCCGCACCCGCACCGGCACCGGCGGACACCGCCCCGGCCGAAGCCGCACCCGCACCCGCACCCGCACCCGCTGACACCGTTCCGAACGATGGCGTCCCGACCGACGCCGTTCCGAACGACACCGTTCCGCACGACGCCGTCCCGCACGACGCCGTTCCGGACAACGCCGCCCCCGGCGGTACGGCACCCGTCCACGCGGCAGCCGCGAACCCCCCGCAGCTCCCCGCAGGTCCGCCCCCCGTCGCGCCCGCGCCCCCCGTACCCTCCGCCCCCTCCGCCCCTCCGGCCACCGTCGTCGAGACACCCGCCCCGGCCGCGCCGCCCGCGCCCTCTCCGGCCGAGCCGTCCCTCCCCGGAGCGTCCTTCCCCGCGTACGGCTATCCGCAGCAGCCCGCCCAGCCGTACCCGGTCCAGGGCTACGGCGTACCGCAGCAGCCGGCCCCCAACCAGGGCTACGCGTACGGGTACCCGCAGCAGCCGGGCTTCGGCTCCACGCCCCCGTACGGCCCGGCCCACCCGGCCGGCGGGCAGCCGACCGCGCCCGCGCGCCGGAGCACCGGTTCGACCATCGCCCTCGTCGTGATCGCCGTGCTCGTCGCCATCGGGGCCGGTGGGTCCGTCTACGCCCTGATGAACGACCGCGACGCGACCACCACGGCCGACCCCACCCGCTCGGCCGGCCCCTCCCCGGCGGACGACTCCTCCAACTCCCCGTCCCCCGACGGTCCCCCGGACCCCTCGCCAAGCGACGACGCGCAGAACGGCGACGACGACGGCATCCCGGAGGGGTACCTCGGCACCTGGTCCGGCAGCATCGACAACGCCGCCGGCCACTCCACCCGCGAACTCGTCATCCGGCAGGGCCAGGTGGGCGACGCCGTCCTCACCCTCACCGCGGAGGGCCCCATGGACACCGGCGGCACCTACCGCTGCGTCTTCCAGGCGGATCTGGCATCCGTGCCGTCCGAAGGCGAACCGGTCAGCGTCGGGCCGTCCACGGTGACGCTGGGCGAACCGATGACGTCCTGCACCCCGGGCAGTGCCACCACGCTCACCCTGCTCCCCGACGGCACCCTGAGCCGTCTCAACACGGACTCCGGCGAGAAGCTCACGTACACGAAGACCGACTGA
- a CDS encoding helix-turn-helix domain-containing protein, with translation MHGLARSGGSQELLRWVSGRADGWAGLLDGDGTVLHGVARVPDAASAGSAVLAADCARELSALGARSSSFDKGPHTALLFALDGPPDVTPPVLAVVGRRPLPDGLSTLLADAALPLAMCWAAETVERKRRRVDLAESRGREAVLHLLMTGQLSIAHQVAGALKPSLPNPVRVCVVECAGRDRDEVARVCAELSGGRSWIVRCPVYAHHLILIAPAGPEPADARLGPRVASVVDDCVVGISEDVALPDTATAYRQAFHALAVARGLPERVARFGAAPGLALVTGAEGALWADALLAPLLAHLPRRSQDPGSQELAATLASWLAFSSHATEHLKIHRNTLSARLRLIGELLGLDLHKVADQSALDLALCIRATPALPRPAGPGGGPSGPPGHSLDDILLLPAVHSWAVQQLRPLGGAEAAGGTEKAGGTADPCTTLRTWLECEAQLGPAADALAISVPGMRKRLTRLETVLQRSLLRTPSARYDLWLAFRALDLAADGG, from the coding sequence ATGCATGGACTGGCCCGGTCCGGCGGCTCGCAGGAGCTGCTGCGCTGGGTGTCGGGCCGCGCGGACGGCTGGGCGGGACTGCTCGACGGCGACGGCACCGTCCTGCACGGTGTCGCCCGGGTCCCCGATGCCGCGAGCGCCGGATCGGCCGTCCTCGCTGCCGACTGCGCACGGGAGCTGTCCGCGCTCGGCGCCCGTTCCTCCTCCTTCGACAAGGGGCCGCACACCGCGCTGCTGTTCGCCCTGGACGGGCCGCCGGACGTCACTCCGCCCGTCCTCGCCGTCGTCGGCCGGCGCCCGCTGCCGGACGGGCTCTCCACCCTGCTCGCCGACGCCGCCCTGCCGCTCGCCATGTGCTGGGCCGCCGAGACCGTCGAGCGCAAGCGCCGCCGCGTCGACCTGGCGGAGTCCCGCGGCCGGGAGGCGGTGCTGCACCTGCTGATGACCGGCCAGCTGTCGATCGCGCACCAGGTCGCGGGCGCCCTGAAGCCCAGCCTGCCGAACCCGGTCCGGGTCTGTGTCGTCGAGTGCGCCGGCCGCGACCGGGACGAGGTGGCCCGGGTCTGCGCGGAGCTCTCCGGCGGCCGGTCCTGGATCGTGCGGTGCCCGGTGTACGCACACCATCTGATCCTCATCGCGCCCGCGGGCCCCGAACCGGCGGACGCGCGGCTCGGCCCGCGCGTCGCCTCGGTGGTGGACGACTGCGTCGTCGGCATCAGCGAGGACGTGGCGCTGCCCGACACCGCGACCGCGTACCGCCAGGCGTTCCACGCGCTCGCCGTCGCCCGCGGGCTGCCGGAGCGGGTCGCCCGCTTCGGCGCCGCGCCCGGACTCGCCCTGGTGACCGGCGCCGAGGGCGCCCTGTGGGCGGATGCGCTCCTCGCCCCGCTGCTCGCCCATCTGCCGCGGCGCAGCCAGGACCCGGGCAGTCAGGAGCTGGCGGCCACGCTCGCGTCCTGGCTCGCGTTCTCCTCGCACGCGACCGAGCACCTGAAGATCCACCGCAACACGCTCTCCGCGCGGCTGCGGCTGATCGGTGAACTGCTGGGCCTGGACCTGCACAAGGTGGCCGACCAGTCCGCCCTCGATCTCGCCCTGTGCATCCGCGCCACGCCCGCCCTGCCGCGGCCGGCGGGTCCGGGCGGGGGCCCGTCCGGACCGCCCGGGCACTCACTGGACGACATCCTGCTCCTGCCCGCGGTCCATTCCTGGGCGGTGCAGCAGTTGCGGCCGCTCGGCGGAGCGGAGGCGGCAGGCGGGACGGAGAAGGCCGGCGGCACCGCGGATCCGTGCACCACGCTGCGTACCTGGCTGGAGTGCGAGGCCCAGCTCGGCCCGGCCGCGGACGCGCTGGCCATCTCCGTGCCCGGTATGCGCAAGCGGCTGACCCGGCTGGAGACCGTCCTCCAGCGCTCGCTCCTGCGGACCCCCAGCGCCCGCTACGACCTGTGGCTGGCGTTCCGGGCGCTGGACCTCGCGGCGGACGGCGGCTGA
- a CDS encoding MarR family transcriptional regulator, giving the protein MSSESESAGGARDPWGAGRERGQRDPDAVARFVERFASEMTEAGMQRMASRVFAALLADDDASMTSAELALALQISPAAVSGAINYLTQVSMVGRERDPGSRRDRYRLHNEIWYTTFASRDRVLTRWEQTLRDGARTLGEHTPAGARIAETAAFFEFMQSELGAMMDRWEEHRKTLDLPAAEGARDA; this is encoded by the coding sequence ATGAGCAGCGAGAGCGAGTCCGCAGGGGGAGCGCGCGATCCGTGGGGCGCCGGCCGGGAGCGCGGACAGCGGGACCCGGACGCGGTCGCGCGGTTCGTGGAGCGGTTCGCGTCCGAGATGACCGAGGCGGGGATGCAGCGGATGGCCTCCCGCGTCTTCGCCGCCCTGCTCGCCGACGACGACGCCTCCATGACCTCGGCCGAGCTGGCCCTGGCCCTGCAGATCAGTCCCGCGGCCGTGTCCGGCGCGATCAACTACCTCACCCAGGTCAGCATGGTCGGCCGCGAACGCGACCCGGGCTCGCGCCGTGACCGCTACCGCCTGCACAACGAGATCTGGTACACCACGTTCGCCAGCCGCGACCGGGTGCTCACCCGCTGGGAGCAGACCCTCAGGGACGGGGCGCGCACCCTGGGCGAGCACACCCCGGCGGGCGCCAGGATCGCGGAGACGGCGGCGTTCTTCGAGTTCATGCAGTCGGAGCTGGGCGCGATGATGGACCGCTGGGAGGAACACCGCAAAACGCTCGACCTGCCGGCGGCTGAGGGCGCGCGGGACGCCTGA
- a CDS encoding adenylosuccinate synthase: MPALVLLGAQWGDEGKGKATDLLGGSVDYVVRYQGGNNAGHTVVVGDQKYALHLLPSGILSPGCTPVIGNGVVVDPAVLLSELSGLNDRGVDTSKLLISGNAHLITPYNVTVDKVTERFLGKRKIGTTGRGIGPTYADKINRVGIRVQDLYDESILEQKVEAALEQKNQLLAKVFNRRAIEAGKVVEDMLQYAEQIKPFVADTTLILNNAIDEGKVVLFEGGQGTLLDVDHGTYPFVTSSNPTAGGACTGSGVGPTKISRVIGILKAYTTRVGAGPFPTELLDEDGEALRRIGGERGVTTGRDRRCGWFDAPIARYATRVNGLTDFFLTKLDVLTGWEQIPVCVAYEIDGKRVEELPYNQTDFHHAKPVYEMLPGWSEDITKAKTFGELPKNAQGYVKALEEMSGAPISAIGVGPGRTETIEINSFL; this comes from the coding sequence GTGCCCGCACTTGTGCTGCTCGGTGCTCAGTGGGGTGACGAGGGCAAGGGAAAGGCCACCGACCTCCTCGGTGGATCCGTGGACTATGTGGTGCGCTACCAAGGCGGCAACAATGCCGGCCACACGGTGGTCGTCGGTGACCAGAAGTACGCACTTCATCTCCTCCCCTCCGGAATCCTTTCACCGGGGTGTACCCCGGTCATCGGTAACGGTGTCGTCGTCGACCCTGCGGTCCTGCTCTCCGAGCTGAGTGGGCTGAACGACCGCGGCGTGGACACGTCCAAGCTGCTGATCAGCGGTAACGCTCATTTGATCACCCCGTACAACGTCACCGTCGACAAGGTGACGGAACGGTTCCTCGGCAAGCGCAAGATCGGTACGACCGGCCGCGGTATCGGCCCGACGTACGCCGACAAGATCAACCGGGTCGGCATCCGCGTCCAGGACCTCTACGACGAGTCGATCCTGGAGCAGAAGGTCGAGGCGGCCCTGGAGCAGAAGAACCAGCTTCTGGCCAAGGTCTTCAACCGGCGCGCCATCGAGGCGGGCAAGGTCGTCGAGGACATGCTCCAGTACGCGGAGCAGATCAAGCCCTTCGTCGCCGACACCACGCTGATCCTGAACAACGCCATCGACGAGGGCAAGGTCGTCCTCTTCGAGGGCGGCCAGGGCACGCTGCTCGACGTCGACCACGGCACGTACCCCTTCGTCACCTCGTCGAACCCGACCGCGGGCGGCGCCTGCACCGGTTCCGGTGTGGGACCGACGAAGATCAGCCGGGTCATCGGCATCCTCAAGGCCTATACGACGCGTGTCGGTGCCGGTCCGTTCCCGACGGAGCTGCTCGACGAGGACGGCGAGGCGCTGCGCCGGATCGGTGGCGAGCGCGGTGTCACCACCGGCCGTGACCGCCGCTGCGGCTGGTTCGACGCCCCGATCGCGCGGTACGCGACCCGGGTCAACGGCCTCACCGACTTCTTCCTCACCAAGCTGGACGTGCTGACCGGCTGGGAGCAGATCCCGGTGTGCGTGGCGTACGAGATCGACGGCAAGCGCGTCGAGGAGCTCCCGTACAACCAGACCGACTTCCACCACGCGAAGCCGGTCTACGAGATGCTGCCGGGCTGGTCGGAGGACATCACCAAGGCGAAGACCTTCGGTGAGCTGCCGAAGAACGCGCAGGGTTACGTGAAGGCGCTGGAGGAGATGTCCGGCGCCCCGATCTCCGCGATCGGTGTCGGCCCCGGCCGGACCGAGACCATCGAGATCAACTCGTTCCTGTAG
- the dnaN gene encoding DNA polymerase III subunit beta: protein MEFRIERGRLADAVAWAARVLPTRSPVPVLGGLLLEAADGRLGISGLDYEASARIEVDAETVRPGKVLVMGRRLLDVCRVLPEGAVECAVEGSRFTVTGSGAGFGLSVLPLDDYPALPPLPEVLGAVDAGEFAAAVADVTVAAGRDDTLPALTGIRLGLDGDRMTLAATDRYRFAVRTLGWKPAAADVTADVLVSARRLSEIARSFGHAGLVSLALDGGSAGFELAGTRTTVRLLDGRLPRHDKLFAMADPVTAVTEREPLVEAVKRVSVVADGDSPLQFAFRDGSVLLQAGYEDDVASQRLPAELVGTQELTVAFNPSYLMDALSSFDAPVIRFHLMGPGQRAMVTGHATREDATGPAGGTHQHLLMSVKPLM, encoded by the coding sequence ATGGAGTTCCGGATCGAGCGCGGCCGGCTGGCCGACGCGGTGGCCTGGGCGGCCCGGGTGCTTCCCACCCGCTCTCCCGTTCCCGTGCTGGGCGGTCTGCTGCTGGAGGCCGCGGACGGCCGGCTCGGCATCTCCGGCCTCGACTACGAGGCGTCCGCCCGGATCGAGGTGGACGCCGAGACCGTACGGCCCGGCAAGGTGCTGGTCATGGGCCGCAGGCTGCTGGACGTGTGCCGGGTGCTGCCCGAGGGGGCGGTGGAATGCGCCGTGGAGGGCTCCCGGTTCACGGTGACGGGCAGCGGTGCGGGATTCGGTCTTTCGGTGCTGCCGCTCGACGACTATCCGGCGCTGCCGCCGCTGCCGGAGGTCCTCGGGGCGGTGGACGCAGGGGAGTTCGCGGCGGCCGTCGCGGACGTGACGGTGGCGGCGGGCCGGGACGACACCCTGCCGGCGCTGACCGGCATCCGGCTGGGGCTCGACGGCGACCGGATGACCCTGGCGGCCACCGACCGGTACCGCTTCGCGGTCCGCACGCTGGGGTGGAAGCCCGCGGCGGCGGACGTCACGGCCGATGTCCTGGTCTCGGCCCGCAGACTCTCCGAGATCGCCCGCTCCTTCGGCCATGCGGGCCTGGTCAGCCTCGCCCTGGACGGCGGGTCGGCCGGCTTCGAGCTGGCCGGGACGCGCACGACGGTCCGGCTCCTGGACGGCCGACTGCCGCGCCACGACAAGCTGTTCGCGATGGCGGACCCGGTCACGGCGGTGACCGAGCGCGAGCCCCTGGTCGAGGCGGTGAAGCGGGTCTCGGTGGTGGCGGACGGCGACAGTCCGCTCCAATTCGCCTTCCGTGACGGTTCGGTGCTTCTCCAGGCGGGTTACGAGGACGACGTGGCTTCCCAGCGGCTGCCCGCCGAACTGGTGGGCACCCAGGAGCTGACGGTCGCCTTCAATCCGTCGTACCTGATGGACGCGCTGTCCTCGTTCGACGCCCCGGTCATCCGGTTCCACCTGATGGGTCCGGGGCAGCGCGCCATGGTCACCGGGCATGCGACGCGGGAGGACGCGACGGGCCCGGCCGGGGGGACCCACCAGCACCTGCTCATGTCCGTCAAGCCGCTGATGTAG
- a CDS encoding ABC transporter ATP-binding protein, translated as MTKAITVAGLHKSFGRTHALDGLDLTVESGEVHGFLGPNGSGKSTTIRVLLGLLRADSGAAQLLGRDPWRDAVDLHRRVAYVPGDVTLWRNLSGGEVIDLYGRLRGGLDETRRADLVDRFELDPTKKGRTYSKGNRQKVALVAAFASDVDLLILDEPTSGLDPLMEEVFQSCVAQERDRGRTVLLSSHILSEVESLCDRVSIIRQGRTVETGSLAGMRHLTRTNITAELLTDPNGLARLPGVHDLDIRGRQVSLQVDTDRLDAVLKSLSASGVRSLTSTPPTLEELFLRHYTTDAEQGAEVAAR; from the coding sequence ATGACGAAGGCAATCACCGTGGCCGGACTGCACAAGTCGTTCGGCCGGACGCATGCGCTGGACGGGCTCGACCTGACCGTCGAGTCCGGTGAGGTCCACGGCTTCCTCGGGCCCAACGGCTCGGGGAAGTCGACCACCATCCGGGTCCTGCTGGGCCTGTTGCGGGCCGACTCGGGTGCGGCCCAGCTGCTCGGCCGCGATCCCTGGCGCGACGCCGTGGACCTGCACCGGCGGGTGGCGTACGTCCCCGGGGACGTCACGCTGTGGCGCAACCTCTCCGGCGGCGAGGTGATCGATCTGTACGGGCGGCTGCGCGGCGGTCTCGACGAGACCCGGCGCGCCGACCTCGTCGACCGGTTCGAGCTCGACCCGACGAAGAAGGGGCGGACGTACTCGAAGGGCAACCGGCAGAAGGTGGCCCTGGTCGCCGCGTTCGCCTCGGATGTCGATCTGCTGATCCTGGACGAGCCGACCAGCGGGCTGGACCCGCTGATGGAGGAGGTCTTCCAGAGCTGTGTCGCGCAGGAGCGCGACCGCGGGCGGACGGTCCTGCTCTCCAGCCACATCCTCAGCGAGGTCGAGTCGCTCTGCGACCGGGTCAGCATCATCCGCCAGGGCCGGACGGTGGAGACCGGTTCGCTGGCCGGGATGCGTCATCTGACCCGGACGAACATCACCGCCGAGCTGCTGACCGATCCGAACGGCCTGGCGCGGCTGCCCGGGGTGCACGATCTCGACATCCGGGGCCGGCAGGTCTCGCTCCAGGTCGACACGGACCGGCTGGACGCCGTCCTCAAGTCGCTCTCCGCGTCCGGGGTCCGGTCGCTGACCAGCACCCCGCCCACGCTGGAGGAACTCTTCCTGCGGCACTACACGACGGACGCGGAACAGGGCGCGGAGGTGGCGGCGCGATGA
- a CDS encoding diacylglycerol kinase family protein → MSAAQPPGNGAPHLLVVIDPVARRTDGESVRIAKDVLSAGSHAKICLPDNPEEFARALSRRGTRRPVVIGDDRTLRRAVSLLHREREPAMSALSLIPVGAAAALELARSLGVPMSAVAAARTALDGVVRRLDLLVDDSDGVVLGALRIPALTGPPGVRTDRAGVTAVWDTCRSLVRTLVHPTPSAPPAQAPTHRLRVEADGVVLNDLGRPVEWVTVTSGCGDDGLAEVTIHAPDGAPVTTEAKAVTVSGADFRYRADIQVGGPVRTRTWTVRAGAWGLMLPEAEG, encoded by the coding sequence GTGTCGGCTGCCCAGCCCCCCGGTAACGGTGCGCCCCATTTGCTGGTGGTGATCGATCCGGTCGCCCGCCGGACGGACGGCGAGTCCGTCCGGATCGCCAAAGACGTGCTGAGCGCCGGTTCGCACGCCAAGATCTGCCTCCCCGACAACCCCGAGGAGTTCGCCCGGGCCCTGTCCCGCCGGGGCACCCGGAGGCCGGTGGTGATCGGCGACGACCGGACGCTGCGGCGTGCGGTGTCCCTGCTCCACCGGGAGCGAGAACCGGCCATGAGCGCCCTCTCGCTCATCCCGGTCGGCGCCGCGGCTGCGCTGGAACTCGCCCGTTCGCTCGGCGTGCCGATGAGCGCGGTGGCGGCGGCGCGGACGGCACTGGACGGCGTGGTGCGCCGGCTGGACCTGCTGGTCGACGACAGCGACGGCGTCGTCCTGGGCGCGCTGCGCATCCCGGCCCTGACCGGCCCACCGGGCGTCCGGACGGACCGCGCGGGCGTCACCGCGGTCTGGGACACCTGCCGCTCCCTGGTCCGCACCCTGGTCCACCCCACCCCCTCGGCACCCCCCGCACAGGCGCCCACGCACCGCCTGCGCGTCGAGGCGGACGGCGTCGTGCTGAACGACCTGGGCCGACCGGTCGAATGGGTGACGGTGACCTCGGGCTGCGGCGACGACGGCCTCGCCGAGGTGACGATCCACGCCCCGGACGGCGCCCCGGTCACCACGGAGGCCAAGGCCGTCACGGTCTCCGGCGCGGACTTCCGCTATCGCGCGGACATACAGGTCGGGGGGCCGGTACGGACCCGGACGTGGACGGTACGGGCGGGGGCCTGGGGGCTGATGCTGCCGGAGGCGGAGGGCTGA
- a CDS encoding substrate-binding domain-containing protein codes for MEWFSAENIVAVLTAVLGVLASVGVLWYERRVPRRKRIGYRVQMDTPIGSDVSQARANVRLGLFDETPDMADATLVLLRIENDGSQSVDRGDYTGPDGQLHGLVVEFTERRVRGIAVTHSPGADHLMEHFTPSEGLRGSGSLIRLPRVPLNRGEHFKLLVLLTGSHVGSPIRITGGIRDGEVRPNTAARPDEKPPLFGRAARFITVALTVCVITLASIILVRDDTPPPIGCARGELTVTGSTAFEPVLRELAEKYGRACEGATVTVDAHGSTAGIRELAERGAAAGKSGSPALLALSDGPKPSGFPQLRENRVAVSLFRLVVNDKVPLKNLTTATVRAVYRGEIRNWRQLGGPDLPVLLVSRDANSGTREVFQRRVLGRNEPAQSSRDCTTKDDPEAPVIRCELDSTDQVLAETGRLDGAIGYSELRSGTKPPGAHQIAIDGAIPSADTIATSSYPYREIEYAYTYGSPPADSLVSSFLAYLSRGSGQDVIRTHGHLPCATPQGLRICGEE; via the coding sequence GTGGAGTGGTTCAGCGCCGAGAACATCGTGGCCGTGCTCACCGCGGTGCTGGGCGTCCTCGCCTCCGTGGGCGTGCTCTGGTACGAGCGCCGGGTCCCGCGCCGCAAACGCATCGGCTACCGCGTCCAGATGGACACCCCCATCGGCAGCGACGTCAGCCAGGCGCGGGCCAACGTACGGCTCGGCCTGTTCGACGAGACCCCGGACATGGCCGACGCCACCCTCGTCCTGCTCCGCATCGAGAACGACGGCTCGCAGTCCGTCGACCGCGGCGACTACACCGGACCGGACGGACAACTCCACGGACTGGTGGTCGAGTTCACCGAACGGCGGGTACGCGGCATCGCCGTCACCCACTCCCCGGGCGCCGACCACCTCATGGAGCACTTCACCCCGTCCGAGGGGCTCCGCGGCAGCGGCTCCCTCATCCGGCTGCCGCGCGTCCCGCTCAACCGGGGCGAGCACTTCAAACTCCTGGTCCTGCTGACCGGTTCGCACGTGGGCAGCCCCATCCGCATCACCGGCGGCATCCGGGACGGCGAGGTGCGGCCGAACACCGCGGCCCGCCCGGACGAGAAGCCGCCGCTGTTCGGCCGGGCCGCGCGCTTCATCACCGTCGCCCTGACCGTCTGCGTCATCACGCTGGCCTCGATCATCCTGGTACGGGACGACACCCCGCCCCCGATCGGCTGCGCCCGCGGCGAGCTGACCGTGACCGGCTCCACGGCGTTCGAACCGGTCCTGCGGGAGCTGGCGGAGAAGTACGGCAGGGCGTGCGAGGGCGCCACCGTCACCGTGGACGCGCACGGCAGCACCGCCGGCATACGGGAACTGGCCGAACGGGGCGCCGCGGCCGGGAAGTCCGGATCGCCCGCCCTGCTGGCCCTCTCCGACGGTCCGAAGCCGAGCGGCTTCCCGCAGCTGCGCGAGAACCGCGTCGCCGTCTCGCTGTTCCGCCTCGTCGTCAACGACAAGGTGCCACTGAAGAACCTGACCACCGCCACCGTGCGCGCCGTCTACCGCGGCGAGATCCGCAACTGGCGGCAGCTCGGCGGCCCGGACCTCCCCGTCCTCCTGGTCAGCCGGGACGCCAACTCCGGTACCCGCGAGGTCTTCCAGCGCCGCGTGCTGGGCCGCAACGAACCCGCCCAGTCCTCCCGCGACTGCACCACGAAGGACGACCCCGAGGCCCCGGTCATCCGCTGCGAACTCGACTCCACGGACCAGGTCCTGGCCGAGACCGGCCGGCTCGACGGCGCGATCGGCTACAGCGAACTGCGCTCCGGCACCAAACCGCCCGGCGCGCACCAGATCGCGATCGACGGGGCCATCCCGTCCGCCGACACGATCGCCACCAGCAGCTATCCGTACCGGGAGATCGAGTACGCGTACACGTACGGCAGCCCGCCCGCCGACTCACTGGTCTCCAGCTTCCTCGCCTACCTCAGCCGGGGCAGCGGCCAGGACGTCATCCGCACCCACGGACACCTGCCGTGCGCGACGCCTCAGGGGCTGCGGATCTGCGGGGAGGAATGA